CTGCCAATTATAACGATAAGGAACAGCGCGATAGAATAACGGCCAACGGCGGTGATGCGATTGCCGTAACTTCGATCATTATTGCGGCCGGCTGTTTCCTGGGCATCTTGAACGGCAGCGGAATGTCGGCGGCGATTGCACAGCATCTGGCCAGCCTGATCCCGGAGTCCTTAGGAAGCCATACTGCTTTAATTTTTGCCTTCATCGGTTCGATAGCCTGCTATGCTCTACCGGTGGACGCTTACTACTTCGGCATCCTGCCTGTGGTAGCGCCGATTGCCTATAAGTTCGGCATTTCACCGACAGAGATCGGAATGGCGTCTTTTATGGGGCAGGCGATCAGGTATGCCAGCCCGACGGTTGCCTGGCTCTTTTTGCTGATGGACCGGACGGAGATGAGTTTTGGGGAGTATCAAAAAGAGTTTTTCAAATATTCGATTCCGATGTTTTTTATCTTTATTGTTACTGCTGTGCTTACCGGCGTTTTACCTGTATAACAAAATTTTGGAGGTGCTCAAATGACATTAAAAATTGGTTTTATTGGATTTGGCGAAGCAGCTTATCACATTGCTAAGGGGCTGGCCGGGGCGGGCGCAGCTCATATCAGCGCCTTTGATAAATTCTGGAATGTAGCGCCGCAGGCTGAATTGATCGGGCAAAGGGCCAGTGATGCCGGTGTTGTTCTGACTGGCAGCTTAAAGGAATTGGCGGAAAGATCGGACATTATATTTTCTTCGGTAAGCGCTAACCTGGCAGTTGCTCTGGCGGAAGAGTGCTTGCCGTATCTGACCGCTGGCCAGATCTATGTTGATCTAAACTCAGCCGGCCCTGACACAAAAGCGGCTGCAAATGATATTGTGTCGGCGAAAGCGCTGTTTGTGGATGTTGCGGTCATGGGCACGGTACCGGGCAACGGCCATAAGGTTCCGATGCTGGCATCAGGCGGCGGCGCCGCCTTATTTGTGGAAAAAATGCAACCTTACGGGATGAACCTGACTTTATTGGCAGGTCCGGCCGGCAAGTCCTCCGCCTCAAAAATGTTCCGCAGCATATTTATGAAGGGGTTTGTTGTCTTATTATTAGAGACAGTGGTGGCAGGACATAAATATGGCATTGAAGATGATGTGCTGGCGTCGATTGAGGAAACCCTGACCGCCGGTCCGCTTCTGCCGATCATTAATGGCATGCTGACCAGGGGCGTCATCCATTCCGAACGGCGCGAGCATGAAATGGATGAGGTTATTAAGACTTTAAATAACCTGCAGGTTGACAGCACCATGTCCTTAGCAACGAAAGAAAAGCTAAGATGGTGCACCGAATTAAACTTCAAGGAATATTTTAAGGGCGTACCGCCGAAGGATTTTCACGAAATCTTTGCTGTGACCGACCGGCGGGATTAAGCCCCGGTTATTTCTGAAACAGGCAACACCTGCCAGTCGTTTGCAAGTCATTTATTGATCGCTAAATTCAGGGGGTTATACTATGTCAAATGTAGGGTTTAGAATTTTCACCAAAATTAAGAGACCGGATAAGAACGTTGTCGAATTGTTCAGAGGGCTGCCGGTGGCAAATATTGCTGATGAAATGAACCGGGTGAACTGCGTTGACGCCCGGATTAAGCCGGTGAGCAAAAAGCCGCTCTTGGGCACCGCGTTTACTGTGCGCGCCCGGATCGGCGATAATTTAATGTTTCATAAAGCGCTGGATATGGCTCAGCCTGGCGATATTATTGTGGTTGACGGGCGGGGCGATGTGGTTAATTCCCTGACCGGGGAAATCATGATGCGGCAGGCAATGAAAAAAGGCCTTGCCGGTGTTGTAATCGATGGCGCTGTACGCGATGCGGATGCTTTACGGGAGCTGGATCTGGCAATTTATGCTGCGGGTATAACCCCGCAAGGTCCTTATAAAGACGGTCCGGGGGAAATTAATGTTCCCGTTTGCATTGGCGGCGTCGTTGTTCAACCGGGTGATATTCTGGTCGGCGACGGCGATGGCATTGTGGTCATTCATCCCAAAGACGCCGCGGGTACTGCTGCCAAAGCCCAAGGCAAGTTTGCCAAAGAGCAGGTTACCTTTAAGGCAATTGAAGAAGGTACACTGGACCGTTCGGCCTATTCAGACGAGGCTTTTATCAAACGCGGCTGCGAGATTATTGATGATTATTATGAGTAACAGGAACTGCCGTAAGCTGCGCGGAGCAAATAAGTCAGCAGTTTATTTAAATTAAAATAGTTGTAGAATCAAAAGCAGAGCTGATTTTTCAGCCCTGCTTTTGTGAGCATTCAGGAGAATTTAGCGGTCCGGATGAACAGCGGCCGGCGTTTTTCATCAAGCCTGGCGTTAAGGATTCTCGTTTTTATCTGCCGAGAACTTTAATTACTAAATATTTTGAAAAATTACGCAATGTAGAAGGTTTGCCTAAAAGCAGGTATTGTTTTATTAAAGCAGGGTAAAGATAGAGGAAGGTATTGCCCTGTATAAAGCGGCCGAACGGGGCGGGGCAGGTAGTTGAGCCTCCAATAAAGGCCCGGAGGATTGCCGCAATCATGCCGGCTGTATAGCGTTAGCAGCAACCGGCTGGCATTATTCCGTACAGCCTGCTGCTGGTTGCGTAAACGTGTTCAAAATCGAAAGGGGGTGTGAGTATGGGTTTTTTTGATTCATTGTTCGGCAAGTCCCAAAAGGTTGAAAAAAAGGCTGAGAAAATTGCCGCTGTAACCGCAGCCGACTCCAATACGGCCATGAATATTGACGCGCAGGGGATCAGCCCGGAGGTGGTTGCCGCTATTGGGGCAGCCATTTATGCCATGATGGGCGCCGATTCGGTATTGAGTGTCAGGATTACCCGGCCGGGTAATCAGTGGGCCGCTGCTGGGCGGCAAAAGCTTATGGATGGGCGCCAGGTCATATAGGCTGATGAAACGCAGCATTTTGGGAATGCTATTATACATACTGCTAGGTGATTCGACTTTTTTTGCGGTTGGCAGTTGAGAAGCGTGAATAAATCCAGATCAGGAGGTAAACAAATATGGAAGCAATATTTCATCAGTA
The Dendrosporobacter quercicolus genome window above contains:
- a CDS encoding OadG family protein, whose amino-acid sequence is MGFFDSLFGKSQKVEKKAEKIAAVTAADSNTAMNIDAQGISPEVVAAIGAAIYAMMGADSVLSVRITRPGNQWAAAGRQKLMDGRQVI
- a CDS encoding RraA family protein: MSNVGFRIFTKIKRPDKNVVELFRGLPVANIADEMNRVNCVDARIKPVSKKPLLGTAFTVRARIGDNLMFHKALDMAQPGDIIVVDGRGDVVNSLTGEIMMRQAMKKGLAGVVIDGAVRDADALRELDLAIYAAGITPQGPYKDGPGEINVPVCIGGVVVQPGDILVGDGDGIVVIHPKDAAGTAAKAQGKFAKEQVTFKAIEEGTLDRSAYSDEAFIKRGCEIIDDYYE
- a CDS encoding NAD(P)-dependent oxidoreductase, with product MTLKIGFIGFGEAAYHIAKGLAGAGAAHISAFDKFWNVAPQAELIGQRASDAGVVLTGSLKELAERSDIIFSSVSANLAVALAEECLPYLTAGQIYVDLNSAGPDTKAAANDIVSAKALFVDVAVMGTVPGNGHKVPMLASGGGAALFVEKMQPYGMNLTLLAGPAGKSSASKMFRSIFMKGFVVLLLETVVAGHKYGIEDDVLASIEETLTAGPLLPIINGMLTRGVIHSERREHEMDEVIKTLNNLQVDSTMSLATKEKLRWCTELNFKEYFKGVPPKDFHEIFAVTDRRD